A portion of the Acidihalobacter yilgarnensis genome contains these proteins:
- a CDS encoding LysR family transcriptional regulator, translated as MDTLQALQNFIRVVELGSFTAAAHEADVTQPTMSKIISKLEHELGVRLIKRSTTALVLTDEGRRLYDRTKGLLEEYTDTVAEVRGQTTQAVGKLVVAAPVGLGELRLNSLAIEFLTDYPEIELELVLSDRIVDLVEEGVDLAIRLSADLPPNVIARKLASSPRLLVAHSSYLETAPPLDDPEALSRHSYIRFGGIASLSQLEFVSGDKIVVVTPVGRYRINSSLALKQCFLAGVGLGTAPAWLVQDLIDDGSLVHLLPEWTLDSQPLYLVYPSRRYLPQRAMALIQFLCRRLPELPGFNAVNK; from the coding sequence GTGGACACATTGCAGGCACTGCAAAATTTTATTCGTGTCGTTGAGCTAGGTTCATTTACAGCCGCAGCGCATGAAGCTGATGTTACCCAGCCCACCATGAGTAAAATAATTTCCAAGTTAGAGCATGAGTTAGGGGTCCGCTTAATCAAGCGGAGTACGACGGCCCTCGTCCTCACGGACGAAGGCCGTCGACTCTATGATCGAACCAAGGGTTTGCTCGAAGAATATACCGACACAGTTGCCGAGGTTCGCGGTCAGACAACGCAGGCGGTTGGCAAACTCGTCGTCGCGGCTCCTGTCGGGCTTGGTGAATTACGGCTCAATAGCCTTGCGATAGAATTTCTAACTGACTACCCAGAAATTGAGCTAGAGCTCGTTCTGAGTGATCGAATCGTGGATTTGGTTGAGGAAGGCGTTGACTTGGCGATCCGGTTAAGCGCGGATCTCCCTCCCAATGTCATCGCTAGAAAACTTGCTTCATCTCCCCGTCTCTTAGTAGCCCATAGCTCATATCTTGAAACCGCCCCTCCTCTTGACGACCCCGAAGCGCTTAGTAGGCATTCGTATATCCGATTTGGCGGCATTGCATCGCTAAGTCAGCTTGAGTTTGTCAGCGGCGATAAGATCGTTGTTGTTACGCCAGTGGGCCGCTATCGGATCAATAGTTCGTTGGCGCTTAAGCAATGTTTTCTGGCAGGGGTGGGCTTGGGCACGGCTCCCGCCTGGTTGGTGCAAGATTTGATTGACGATGGCTCGCTCGTTCATTTATTGCCAGAGTGGACGCTGGATTCACAGCCTCTATACTTGGTTTACCCATCCAGGCGCTATCTTCCGCAGCGAGCGATGGCACTCATCCAATTTCTCTGTCGACGCCTTCCAGAACTACCGGGTTTTAATGCCGTAAACAAATGA
- a CDS encoding RNA-directed DNA polymerase — protein sequence MNRNDAVELAVESILRDGCSDITSESLELGLIEQFRADFESDVKAKLKRGNVFEMEFRPLQYILTPKNRYIFDYRKAAIISPSCLAKFLAIVFQYAEVVENARIPSSENIVYSCRFSPNPDGIFDKNIGYSNWRENTRERAESEDCEFVVSCDIAAFYDRVNIHRIESTLLSIGVDPALVRYTNDLLLFWSRKDSYGIPVGNVASRILAEAALIDIDQYLLAEEIKFTRYVDDYRIFAPSLLVAQEWMNKLTTRLFRDGLMLNTGKTQISKAKKKGQEDESEQHDEEQAAETVLKVITKLTGGYNRIARKFVMPSEDKHESFKGIDLDKELTLLSKQTIVDFSGIQKVVIAALVQKRFDLLMQIATVCSRYLYGLDYFIDMLLKNSKFIPEAERNRLADMYATLIDTGELYSFEWHCASVARLLSSSVYFRKNALIQLYKTPAKDVSTYASMIALEGLKGRLTRSEFLTIREYFDRSDEWERRRLLALSDALPDEERKAWGKAVKSTLTNDVLGTKLCEQVIRGGAI from the coding sequence ATGAACAGAAATGATGCGGTAGAACTCGCAGTTGAGAGCATCCTCAGGGACGGATGCAGTGATATTACGTCCGAGTCACTAGAGCTAGGTCTGATCGAGCAATTTCGGGCTGACTTCGAATCCGATGTGAAGGCAAAGCTGAAGCGTGGCAATGTCTTTGAGATGGAGTTTCGGCCTTTACAATACATTTTGACGCCAAAAAATAGGTACATTTTCGATTATAGGAAGGCGGCAATCATAAGTCCCAGTTGCCTAGCAAAATTCTTGGCCATTGTTTTTCAATATGCCGAGGTTGTTGAGAACGCCCGTATTCCGTCATCAGAGAATATTGTCTATTCTTGCCGATTCTCGCCGAATCCTGACGGCATCTTTGACAAAAACATCGGTTATTCAAACTGGCGCGAAAATACGAGAGAACGTGCAGAGTCTGAAGATTGTGAGTTTGTTGTGTCTTGCGACATCGCTGCGTTTTACGATCGCGTCAATATCCATCGCATCGAATCTACGCTTTTAAGTATTGGCGTCGATCCAGCGCTCGTCAGATACACAAACGATTTACTCCTCTTTTGGTCACGAAAGGATAGCTACGGGATTCCAGTAGGTAACGTAGCTAGTCGTATTCTTGCAGAGGCCGCACTTATCGACATTGATCAATATTTGCTGGCCGAGGAAATTAAGTTTACCCGCTACGTCGATGATTACAGGATTTTTGCTCCGAGTTTGCTTGTGGCTCAGGAGTGGATGAACAAACTGACCACTCGATTATTTCGTGATGGGTTGATGTTGAACACAGGGAAGACGCAGATCAGTAAGGCCAAGAAAAAAGGTCAGGAAGATGAGTCTGAGCAGCATGACGAGGAGCAGGCGGCGGAAACGGTTCTTAAGGTGATTACAAAGCTAACTGGTGGCTACAACAGAATCGCCAGAAAATTTGTTATGCCTTCTGAGGACAAGCATGAATCCTTCAAGGGTATCGATTTGGATAAGGAGCTTACGCTCTTGTCGAAGCAGACCATTGTCGATTTTTCTGGGATTCAGAAAGTGGTAATAGCAGCGTTGGTGCAAAAGAGGTTCGACCTTTTGATGCAGATTGCCACCGTTTGCAGTCGATACCTATACGGACTCGATTACTTCATCGATATGTTACTTAAAAATTCAAAGTTCATTCCGGAAGCTGAGCGTAATCGACTAGCAGATATGTACGCAACACTGATTGATACGGGAGAGCTTTATTCGTTTGAGTGGCATTGCGCTTCCGTAGCCAGATTATTGAGCTCATCAGTATACTTTCGAAAGAATGCACTTATTCAGCTATACAAAACGCCTGCAAAGGACGTTTCCACATACGCTTCGATGATCGCGCTCGAGGGATTGAAAGGGAGACTTACACGATCAGAATTTCTCACAATTCGTGAATATTTCGACAGGTCAGATGAGTGGGAAAGGCGCCGACTGCTCGCATTGTCTGATGCGCTCCCTGACGAGGAACGGAAGGCCTGGGGCAAAGCCGTCAAATCAACTCTGACAAACGATGTTCTTGGGACAAAACTTTGTGAGCAGGTAATTCGTGGCGGTGCGATCTAA
- a CDS encoding SDR family oxidoreductase — MTQPLTDTHIVIVGGSAGIGLATAATAKARGASATLIGRNAERLELASKDIGGARTGVADISDRTQIETVFANMSPIDHLVITAGSLQAGLVAESDPDRLLRAVDERIAGALYVIKAALPLMSFQGSIVLTGGQYSDRPTGQGTALTAMAVRGIEALAQSLALELSPIRVNVIAPGLIDTALFDSLGADIRAGIFRAATKSLPVGRVGTPEEVADAIIFLLTNGYMNGEVLHIDGGGRLV; from the coding sequence TTGACGCAACCCCTTACTGACACCCATATCGTCATAGTCGGCGGTAGTGCAGGTATCGGCTTAGCGACCGCTGCTACCGCCAAAGCGAGGGGCGCCTCTGCGACGCTCATCGGTCGCAATGCCGAGCGACTGGAACTGGCATCGAAGGACATCGGAGGCGCAAGAACAGGCGTTGCCGATATCAGCGACCGCACTCAGATTGAGACGGTTTTCGCAAACATGTCGCCGATAGACCATCTGGTCATCACTGCCGGTAGCCTTCAGGCAGGGCTTGTCGCTGAGTCAGATCCGGATCGTCTGTTACGGGCAGTCGACGAGCGTATCGCGGGAGCGCTTTACGTTATCAAGGCAGCCTTGCCGCTGATGTCGTTTCAAGGATCAATCGTGTTAACGGGTGGACAATATTCGGATCGCCCCACAGGTCAAGGAACAGCACTCACCGCGATGGCAGTACGCGGCATCGAAGCACTAGCGCAGTCGCTTGCACTCGAACTGAGTCCTATCAGGGTCAATGTTATTGCCCCTGGTCTGATTGACACCGCCTTATTCGATAGTCTTGGAGCTGACATCCGAGCCGGGATTTTTCGAGCGGCAACGAAGTCTTTACCTGTCGGTCGCGTCGGAACTCCGGAAGAGGTCGCTGACGCGATCATATTTCTGCTTACCAATGGCTACATGAATGGCGAGGTCTTACATATCGACGGTGGCGGTCGGCTTGTCTGA